A stretch of the Saprospiraceae bacterium genome encodes the following:
- a CDS encoding DUF4062 domain-containing protein, with translation MAKPRIFISSTFYDLRQVRSDLDTFIENLGYDPVRNEEGDIPYGKDEALEEYCYKEIKAVDILVSIVGGRFGSESKRNNSSISQLELKTALKENKQVYIFIEKNVLSEYETYLINKDNAAMKYRYVDDTRIYQFIEEVKNLNANNNIKGFESASDISKYLKEQFAGLFQRFLEEQTRIKEVSLIRNLEKTAQTLNKLVNFLSDENKGQTEEINKILMINHPLTETLRTKLDIPYNFYIEGFHDMKKLLDARGFKEIEADLFDNDDFVSEWVKTANRKKHILKISDGLFDEDKKLKFIKRTDWNEEFVQLKETEEPQDDDLPF, from the coding sequence ATGGCAAAACCAAGAATATTCATAAGCTCTACATTTTACGACCTAAGACAAGTGAGGTCTGACCTTGATACATTTATCGAAAATTTAGGTTATGACCCAGTTCGGAACGAAGAGGGTGACATACCCTATGGAAAAGATGAAGCATTGGAAGAATATTGCTATAAAGAAATTAAAGCTGTGGATATTTTAGTTTCAATTGTAGGTGGACGATTCGGTTCTGAATCAAAGAGAAATAATTCATCTATTTCGCAGCTTGAACTAAAAACTGCATTAAAAGAAAATAAGCAAGTATATATTTTCATTGAAAAAAATGTTCTCTCTGAATATGAGACATATTTGATTAATAAAGACAACGCGGCTATGAAATATAGATATGTTGACGACACTAGAATTTATCAATTCATTGAGGAAGTAAAAAACCTAAATGCAAATAATAATATTAAAGGGTTCGAGTCTGCATCGGATATTTCTAAGTATTTGAAAGAACAATTTGCAGGACTTTTCCAACGTTTTTTAGAAGAGCAAACAAGAATTAAAGAAGTTAGTCTAATTAGAAATTTAGAAAAAACTGCTCAGACCCTTAACAAACTTGTGAATTTTTTAAGTGATGAAAACAAAGGACAAACAGAGGAAATAAACAAAATTCTTATGATAAATCATCCTTTAACTGAAACACTTAGAACTAAGTTGGACATTCCTTATAATTTCTACATAGAAGGTTTTCACGACATGAAAAAACTGTTAGATGCTAGAGGATTTAAAGAAATTGAAGCCGACCTTTTTGACAATGATGATTTTGTTTCTGAATGGGTAAAAACAGCAAATAGAAAGAAGCACATCCTGAAAATATCAGACGGACTTTTTGACGAAGACAAAAAACTGAAATTCATAAAGAGGACAGATTGGAATGAGGAATTTGTGCAATTAAAGGAGACTGAAGAACCTCAAGATGATGATTTACCTTTCTAA
- a CDS encoding DUF4062 domain-containing protein: MSDSSHRIPIFISSTVYNLVDCRAEIGSFLSNLGYDPKLSSESGFPDQTPELTPWESCLPVLDKCFMMILIIDSNYGKPFDWEGYKELFNGEKVSPTHAEYRFALHKQKRMIVFIRKELMTYYQSYRKLQADGNSNDDTEKKLTEVLPSHIDYNIFKFIREVKTNKPIPWIIEFENSLEVKKEIQHKLNNELAEVFLAKEKHIETLIKSINIVLSEMSEEKRLELIEKLDIKNELTTKLKIANDKIKNIQERMNNLKEEESTKKLELTNQINDLQSEIIALKSQSSNYRLFSTGSSNYLEYTNSIEAQCSLCGCHGHYDPTGNSMGSVTKCGKCGCYYCYSCMKGKAICDQCNLVFQN; the protein is encoded by the coding sequence ATGAGTGATAGTAGTCATCGAATTCCAATTTTTATTAGTTCAACTGTTTATAATTTAGTAGACTGTCGAGCAGAAATAGGTTCTTTTCTATCAAACTTAGGATATGATCCAAAGTTAAGTTCTGAATCTGGCTTTCCAGATCAAACACCTGAATTGACTCCTTGGGAATCTTGTTTGCCGGTTTTAGACAAGTGTTTTATGATGATTTTAATCATTGATTCTAATTATGGAAAACCATTTGACTGGGAAGGCTATAAAGAATTGTTTAATGGTGAGAAAGTATCACCAACTCATGCGGAATACAGATTTGCGCTACACAAACAGAAAAGAATGATTGTTTTTATAAGAAAAGAATTAATGACGTATTATCAATCTTACAGGAAGTTGCAAGCAGATGGGAATTCTAATGATGATACTGAAAAGAAATTAACTGAAGTCTTACCAAGCCATATTGATTATAATATATTTAAATTTATAAGAGAAGTGAAGACCAATAAACCCATTCCTTGGATAATTGAATTTGAAAATTCATTAGAAGTGAAAAAAGAAATTCAACATAAACTTAATAATGAACTAGCTGAAGTCTTCCTTGCAAAGGAAAAGCATATTGAAACTTTAATCAAAAGCATTAATATAGTTCTTTCAGAAATGTCGGAAGAGAAAAGATTGGAACTCATTGAAAAACTAGATATTAAAAATGAATTAACCACCAAATTAAAAATAGCAAATGATAAGATAAAAAATATCCAAGAAAGAATGAATAATCTTAAAGAAGAAGAAAGTACTAAAAAGCTAGAACTCACCAATCAAATTAATGACCTCCAAAGCGAAATAATTGCATTAAAATCACAAAGTAGTAATTATCGATTGTTTTCTACCGGGAGTTCAAATTATTTAGAATATACGAATTCCATCGAAGCTCAATGTTCATTATGTGGTTGTCATGGACATTATGATCCTACTGGGAATTCAATGGGTAGTGTTACAAAGTGTGGAAAATGTGGATGTTATTACTGTTATAGTTGTATGAAAGGTAAAGCAATTTGTGACCAATGTAACCTTGTATTTCAAAATTAA
- a CDS encoding AAA family ATPase, translating into MPTNQANKGLTSFPTIPVGETQIVLDTNQITLIPDTIGNFVNLNRLYLRHNKISEIPPQIGNLKNLLLLLIGNNQISKLPNEIGQLTKLTQLRVDNNQLAYLPSEIGLLTNLTHLFLENNQLTHLPEEIKNLTKLVHLSINGNKIPLPDTYSPTDPKKTIEFILERQNEPVPKDSPIITKAYFFTNASKETVINRYQSLLKSFSETQSIEFIPLVTAKSINAETNLVFIIIPIDSHDNEKLAKEVARNCKKMGVRFFILTQDEFIETGFDSANLSKWDIFQKTKIDLQENFPNECKKYSSYEQFNNLILEALKQHKPNIRLIKLTLENIGHFSNLEISFDKDISCLIGENGTGKSTILKALALAITGPNHKKLDEKSKRSFLKIQDFSEGNIKYQNGLIKLDYSIDGDLFSNELNILPDDNGNDINIIATNESHIIYSKYYLKSLIIGFPQARGNESLEDSGFIQNKIIQPHVSDLIPLINNSDDYRLRSFSGWIANLYFDSIKEKKEGNNSEELLIKNVFEIISRITKKNIIFKTVTKIDPPDVWVITSDSPNGIPLYLVSQGFKIVIGWIGYLMQRFVNTFPLSDPQIAFKENAIVIIDEVDISMHPKWQWSFIEILRETFSNTQFIFTTHDPLIIGSLLKEQVRVFTESNGIIEATQPETDPKGLGVAGILTSELFGLSSTLDEKTLKVLDRRNELISKQDNTELSTEEKIELNEIFQNLNSLGINTTDRDPLYQKFIVAISERDEFKKENYTAEDLKAQNDIALDTLNDLLKEQGEKK; encoded by the coding sequence ATGCCGACTAACCAAGCTAATAAAGGGCTAACATCTTTTCCAACTATACCAGTTGGAGAAACTCAAATTGTTTTAGACACAAATCAAATAACATTGATTCCTGACACAATTGGAAACTTTGTAAATCTTAATAGGCTATATCTTCGACATAATAAAATTTCAGAGATTCCTCCGCAAATAGGAAATCTTAAAAATTTATTATTACTACTAATTGGAAATAATCAAATCTCCAAACTACCCAATGAAATTGGGCAATTAACAAAATTGACTCAATTGAGAGTTGACAATAATCAGCTAGCGTATTTGCCAAGCGAAATAGGCCTGCTAACAAATCTGACACATCTTTTTTTGGAAAACAATCAATTGACGCATCTGCCAGAGGAAATAAAGAATCTAACTAAATTGGTTCATCTTTCTATAAATGGGAATAAAATACCTTTACCTGACACATATTCACCAACGGATCCCAAAAAAACAATAGAGTTTATTCTTGAACGCCAAAATGAACCTGTGCCCAAAGATTCTCCTATCATTACTAAGGCTTACTTTTTTACAAACGCGAGTAAAGAAACTGTGATCAATAGGTATCAGTCTTTGTTAAAATCATTTTCCGAAACCCAATCAATTGAATTCATTCCTTTAGTTACGGCAAAAAGCATCAATGCTGAAACAAACCTTGTTTTTATTATTATCCCAATTGATTCACATGATAATGAAAAATTAGCAAAAGAAGTTGCTCGTAATTGCAAAAAAATGGGGGTTAGATTTTTCATCTTAACACAAGACGAGTTTATCGAAACAGGATTTGATTCCGCCAACCTAAGTAAGTGGGATATTTTTCAAAAAACAAAGATTGATTTACAAGAAAATTTCCCAAATGAATGCAAGAAATATAGCTCTTATGAACAATTCAATAATTTAATCCTTGAAGCGCTTAAGCAACATAAACCAAATATTCGTTTAATAAAACTTACCTTAGAGAATATCGGACATTTTTCAAACTTAGAAATTTCTTTTGATAAAGACATCTCTTGTTTAATAGGAGAAAATGGAACGGGGAAGAGTACTATTCTAAAAGCCTTGGCGCTAGCAATAACAGGGCCTAATCATAAAAAGCTGGATGAAAAATCAAAAAGAAGCTTTTTGAAAATTCAGGATTTCTCAGAGGGAAATATAAAATATCAAAACGGCTTAATCAAATTGGATTATTCTATTGATGGAGATCTATTCTCAAACGAATTAAATATTTTACCTGATGATAATGGAAATGATATCAATATAATTGCAACGAATGAATCACATATTATTTACAGTAAATATTATCTTAAGTCACTTATTATAGGCTTTCCACAGGCAAGAGGTAACGAATCCCTTGAAGATTCAGGTTTTATTCAGAATAAAATCATTCAGCCTCATGTTAGTGATTTGATTCCATTAATAAACAATTCTGATGATTATCGCTTGCGTTCATTTTCAGGCTGGATCGCGAATTTATATTTTGATTCAATAAAGGAGAAAAAGGAAGGAAATAATAGTGAGGAACTATTAATTAAAAATGTTTTTGAAATCATTTCTCGAATTACCAAGAAAAATATAATTTTTAAAACTGTAACGAAAATTGATCCGCCTGATGTATGGGTCATTACTTCAGATTCTCCTAATGGAATTCCTTTGTATTTAGTAAGTCAAGGATTTAAGATAGTGATTGGATGGATTGGTTATTTAATGCAGCGGTTTGTAAATACTTTTCCACTTTCGGATCCGCAAATTGCCTTCAAAGAAAACGCTATTGTAATTATTGACGAAGTTGATATTTCAATGCACCCTAAATGGCAATGGTCATTTATTGAAATTCTTCGGGAAACATTTTCCAATACTCAGTTTATTTTCACAACGCATGATCCATTAATTATTGGAAGTCTATTGAAAGAACAAGTAAGGGTTTTTACTGAATCAAACGGAATCATAGAGGCAACTCAACCCGAAACAGACCCCAAGGGGTTAGGGGTTGCGGGCATTTTAACGAGTGAATTATTCGGATTGTCATCAACCTTGGATGAAAAAACCCTTAAAGTGCTAGACAGAAGAAATGAATTGATTTCAAAGCAAGATAATACGGAATTATCTACCGAAGAAAAAATCGAGTTAAATGAAATCTTTCAGAACCTAAACAGTTTGGGAATCAACACGACAGACAGAGACCCACTCTATCAAAAATTTATTGTTGCAATTAGTGAGAGGGATGAATTCAAAAAGGAAAATTATACAGCTGAAGACTTGAAAGCGCAAAATGATATTGCGTTAGATACCTTAAACGACTTACTAAAAGAACAGGGCGAGAAAAAATGA
- a CDS encoding TIR domain-containing protein, which produces MIKVFISHSSQDKKFLDKLTSALRNDGVQTWRADKEVSAGENIQEKINDAISNTDYFIVLLSKHSTSSNWVNFELSAILNREVSKQQRIILPVLIEDCDIPFSLRDRLFADFRFSFEEGYEKLIKALKQKETKSYLGVKREADKFQPDTYEFQIRNLREEYNRGNLTLFCGAGISYDAGIPTWNTLLKSLLKEVYSDNTDVPDIDTRLANLFQKRINVSPLILAQYLKTLLGRKFTTTVRDTLYKNCTYKSSTVDAISELSRPKRERKPLRAIITFNFDDLIEENLAKEKIDFKCIFSEGERFTDKQIPIYHPHGCLPRKKSLTSKNEIVFSEDAYHSQFIDPFSWSNLVQLNHLNNCTCLFTGISLTDPNMRRLLDVSIRKNGKGEKNHYIIKKRYSIEDLYPENEGLKIKDQKLIPVIENIEEQDANNLGFNVIWINSFKEIPEILKEIGK; this is translated from the coding sequence ATGATAAAAGTCTTTATAAGCCATAGTTCTCAAGACAAAAAGTTTCTGGACAAACTCACTTCTGCACTTAGAAATGATGGTGTTCAGACTTGGAGGGCTGACAAGGAAGTATCTGCCGGTGAAAACATTCAAGAGAAAATCAATGATGCAATTTCGAATACGGATTACTTTATTGTACTTCTGTCAAAGCACAGTACTAGTTCAAATTGGGTGAATTTCGAATTATCCGCAATACTCAATCGAGAAGTATCAAAACAACAGAGAATTATTCTTCCTGTTCTTATTGAAGATTGTGATATCCCATTTTCACTTAGAGACAGATTATTTGCTGACTTCAGGTTTTCATTTGAGGAGGGGTATGAAAAATTAATTAAGGCACTCAAACAGAAAGAAACTAAAAGCTATCTAGGAGTAAAGCGGGAGGCTGATAAGTTTCAACCAGATACCTATGAATTTCAAATCCGAAATCTTAGAGAAGAATATAACAGAGGAAACTTGACTTTATTCTGTGGTGCGGGTATTTCTTATGACGCAGGTATACCAACTTGGAATACTCTTTTAAAATCACTTCTTAAGGAAGTCTATTCAGATAATACAGATGTTCCAGATATAGACACAAGACTTGCCAATTTGTTTCAAAAGAGAATAAACGTCTCGCCACTTATACTTGCTCAATATTTAAAGACTCTTTTGGGAAGGAAGTTTACAACAACTGTAAGGGATACCCTTTATAAAAACTGTACTTATAAGAGTTCCACAGTTGATGCTATTTCTGAACTTAGTAGACCCAAACGTGAAAGAAAACCATTAAGAGCAATAATTACGTTTAATTTTGATGACTTAATTGAAGAAAACTTAGCGAAAGAAAAAATCGATTTTAAATGTATTTTTTCTGAAGGGGAACGGTTTACAGATAAACAAATACCAATTTATCATCCCCACGGCTGTTTGCCAAGAAAAAAGAGCTTAACCTCAAAAAACGAAATTGTCTTTAGTGAGGATGCATACCATTCTCAGTTTATAGACCCTTTTAGTTGGAGCAATTTAGTACAACTAAATCATCTTAACAATTGTACTTGCCTTTTCACAGGAATTAGCTTGACTGACCCTAATATGCGAAGGCTATTAGATGTTTCTATACGTAAGAACGGCAAAGGCGAAAAGAATCATTATATTATCAAAAAACGGTACTCAATTGAAGATTTATATCCCGAAAATGAAGGTCTAAAAATTAAAGACCAAAAGCTGATTCCTGTAATAGAAAATATCGAAGAACAAGACGCCAATAATTTAGGATTCAATGTGATTTGGATAAACTCATTTAAAGAAATTCCTGAAATCCTTAAAGAAATTGGTAAATGA